A window of Streptomyces marispadix contains these coding sequences:
- a CDS encoding putative bifunctional diguanylate cyclase/phosphodiesterase: MRHGRSEWRGRKRESDFRAAFNAARLAMAIVDRDGRVVSANDALGALLGAAPDSLVSTSVTDLPSLGLDRNTIRNGLAGAATSPPSTAPRGGDSMSCTRRLKNPDGHTLWAEISLMPTAHDGETLLSVADVSEQRDLRERLRHLQMHDPVTRLPNRTLFFERLATALSDTATGRVGICYIDLDGFKAVNDTLGHRVGDELLDAVARRLIQCAEDGGQRHLAARLGGDEFALLVDGSTGTEQLTALAGAALKAIQQPFDLGGQRLTVSASIGVVEREAQGTDPTELMQAADTTLYWAKADGKARWTLFDPERNAHRMTRQALSSALRGAVERGEFVLDYQPIVDLGDDKLVGVEALVRWQHPQFGKLGPNRFIGLAEENGGIVPLGRHVLEESCRQARGWMLDHAGPPAYVSVNVAVRQMWDSDLVADVRRVLEETGLPPGLLQLELTESAVMGSAGRPLQALQDLNEMGVRIAIDDFGTGYSNLAYLSRLPVRVLKLDGSFVSGFRAARHPNPADETIVTALVRLAHQLGLTVTAECVESPAQADRLRRIGCDTGQGWHFAKPMPAHCVAALLR; this comes from the coding sequence ATCAGGCACGGCAGATCGGAGTGGCGGGGCCGGAAGCGGGAGAGCGACTTCCGGGCCGCGTTCAACGCCGCCCGCCTCGCGATGGCGATCGTCGACCGCGACGGCAGGGTGGTCAGCGCCAACGACGCGCTCGGCGCACTCCTGGGCGCCGCACCTGACTCGCTCGTCTCCACCTCGGTGACCGACCTGCCCTCGCTCGGCCTCGACCGGAACACGATCCGCAACGGGCTGGCCGGCGCGGCTACTTCGCCCCCCTCGACGGCACCCCGCGGTGGCGACTCCATGAGCTGCACCCGGCGCCTGAAGAATCCCGACGGCCACACCCTGTGGGCCGAGATCTCGCTGATGCCCACCGCACACGACGGCGAGACCCTGCTGTCGGTGGCCGACGTCAGCGAGCAGCGCGATCTGCGCGAGCGGCTCCGCCACCTCCAGATGCACGACCCGGTGACGCGGCTGCCCAACCGCACCCTGTTCTTCGAGCGCCTGGCGACGGCACTGTCCGACACCGCGACCGGCCGCGTGGGCATCTGCTACATCGACCTCGACGGCTTCAAAGCCGTCAACGACACCCTCGGCCACCGCGTCGGCGACGAACTGCTCGACGCCGTGGCCCGACGCCTCATCCAGTGCGCGGAGGACGGCGGCCAGCGGCATCTCGCCGCGAGGCTCGGCGGCGACGAGTTCGCACTGCTCGTGGACGGCTCGACCGGTACGGAACAGCTCACGGCCCTGGCCGGGGCCGCGCTGAAGGCCATTCAGCAGCCCTTCGACCTGGGCGGGCAGCGGCTCACGGTCTCCGCCAGCATCGGCGTCGTCGAACGGGAGGCGCAAGGCACGGACCCGACGGAGCTGATGCAGGCCGCCGATACGACGCTGTACTGGGCGAAGGCCGACGGCAAGGCACGCTGGACGCTCTTCGACCCCGAGCGCAACGCCCACCGGATGACCCGTCAGGCGCTCTCCTCGGCACTTCGCGGAGCCGTCGAGCGCGGCGAGTTCGTACTGGACTACCAGCCCATCGTCGACCTCGGCGACGACAAGCTCGTGGGCGTCGAGGCGCTGGTGCGCTGGCAGCATCCGCAGTTCGGCAAGCTCGGACCGAACCGTTTCATCGGCCTCGCCGAGGAGAACGGCGGGATCGTGCCGCTGGGCCGCCACGTCCTTGAGGAATCGTGCCGCCAGGCACGTGGCTGGATGCTGGACCATGCGGGGCCGCCCGCCTACGTCAGCGTCAATGTGGCCGTGCGGCAGATGTGGGACTCCGACCTCGTCGCCGACGTGAGACGCGTACTGGAGGAGACCGGACTGCCGCCGGGACTGCTTCAGTTGGAGCTGACGGAGTCCGCCGTGATGGGCTCAGCAGGGCGCCCGCTGCAAGCGCTTCAGGACCTCAACGAGATGGGGGTGCGCATCGCCATCGACGACTTCGGCACCGGCTATTCGAACCTGGCGTATCTCAGCCGCCTCCCGGTGCGTGTGCTGAAGCTGGACGGCAGCTTCGTGAGCGGTTTCCGCGCGGCACGGCATCCGAACCCGGCGGACGAGACGATCGTCACCGCCCTGGTGCGGCTGGCGCATCAGCTCGGGCTGACCGTGACCGCCGAGTGCGTCGAGAGCCCCGCGCAGGCGGACCGGCTGCGCCGCATCGGCTGCGACACCGGGCAGGGCTGGCACTTCGCCAAGCCGATGCCCGCGCACTGCGTGGCGGCGCTGCTTCGCTGA
- a CDS encoding LysE family translocator, with protein MVSIDRLAAFAAMSLVLIVVPGPSVLFVIGRALAQGRRAALTTVVGNTLGAYVLVVCVALGAGPLVERSALAFTVLKLSGAAYLVYLGVRAVARRGSLQAAFEGEGPSYGGLRTMWEGFAVGVANPKTIVFFAAVLPQFVDRAQGDVTGQMLLLGLVFNIIAVGCDSAWGLVAATARGWFARSPRRLAMVGGAGGLTMIGLGVTVAATGRKD; from the coding sequence ATGGTGTCCATCGACCGGCTGGCTGCCTTCGCCGCCATGTCCCTGGTGCTGATCGTGGTTCCCGGGCCCAGCGTGCTCTTCGTGATCGGGCGTGCGCTGGCGCAGGGCCGCCGTGCCGCGCTGACCACCGTGGTGGGCAACACCCTCGGTGCGTACGTCCTCGTGGTGTGCGTGGCGCTGGGAGCCGGGCCCCTGGTGGAGCGCTCCGCTCTCGCCTTCACGGTGCTCAAGCTCTCGGGCGCCGCGTATCTGGTGTACCTCGGAGTCAGGGCGGTGGCCCGGCGCGGGTCGCTGCAAGCGGCGTTCGAAGGCGAGGGGCCCTCGTACGGCGGCTTGCGCACGATGTGGGAGGGGTTCGCGGTCGGCGTCGCCAACCCGAAGACGATCGTCTTCTTCGCCGCCGTGCTGCCGCAGTTCGTCGACCGCGCTCAGGGGGACGTGACGGGTCAGATGCTGCTGCTCGGGCTGGTCTTCAACATCATCGCCGTGGGCTGCGACAGCGCCTGGGGTCTGGTGGCCGCCACCGCGCGGGGCTGGTTCGCGCGTTCGCCGCGGCGGCTGGCGATGGTCGGCGGAGCGGGCGGGCTCACGATGATCGGCCTCGGTGTCACGGTCGCGGCGACGGGACGCAAGGACTGA